A single genomic interval of Novosphingobium ginsenosidimutans harbors:
- a CDS encoding MFS transporter gives MATEKPRQSWAGLFNISFGFFGIQIGFALQNANMSRVFQSLGSSIDDLPALWVAAPLTGLLVQPIIGHLSDKTWLGRLGRRRPFFLLGAVLAALSLLAMPESNVLLMAAVLLWVLDASLNISMEPFRAFVGDMLRKDQHTAGYAVQTAFIGAGAVVGSIFPYLLEHWGVSNEAPLGQIPDTVRFAFWAGGLALFAAVMWTVLTTTEYSPEEMRAFDEAEEADGPTLRALADRSTGGPFWWIAGGGFLAVVTEEWGLEKEVYLLAMLLVAYGVLSYLAIRMARSGKSANMLASIVGDFSGMPEIMRKLALVQFFSWSALFIMWINTTPVVAQNFFGSADPASAAYQEGGNWVGVLFSVYNGVAAIAALTLLPFLSSRFGKAKTHVFGLLCGAAGYASFFVFTTPEQLIISEIGVGIAWASILAMPYAILASSLPQAKLGIYMGLFNVFVVVPQLLVATVMGSVMKAFFPDQPIWTMAFAAGTLVLAAAAMLRVKVPGE, from the coding sequence ATGGCTACCGAGAAACCACGGCAGAGCTGGGCCGGGCTGTTCAACATCAGCTTTGGCTTTTTCGGCATCCAGATCGGCTTTGCGCTGCAGAACGCCAATATGAGCCGTGTCTTCCAGTCGCTTGGATCGTCGATTGATGATCTGCCGGCGCTGTGGGTCGCCGCTCCGCTGACAGGCCTCTTGGTCCAGCCGATCATTGGCCACCTCTCTGACAAGACCTGGCTCGGCCGCCTAGGCCGCCGCCGCCCGTTCTTCCTGCTCGGCGCGGTTCTCGCGGCGCTCTCGCTACTGGCCATGCCGGAATCGAACGTGCTGCTGATGGCGGCAGTGCTGCTGTGGGTGCTTGATGCCAGCCTCAACATCTCGATGGAGCCGTTCCGGGCCTTTGTGGGCGATATGCTGCGCAAGGACCAGCACACGGCCGGCTATGCCGTGCAGACCGCCTTTATCGGTGCGGGCGCGGTGGTCGGCTCGATCTTCCCCTATCTGCTGGAGCATTGGGGCGTGTCGAACGAGGCCCCGCTTGGCCAGATTCCCGATACGGTGCGCTTTGCCTTTTGGGCGGGCGGTCTGGCGCTTTTCGCGGCGGTCATGTGGACCGTGCTGACCACCACGGAATATTCGCCCGAGGAAATGCGCGCCTTTGACGAGGCTGAGGAAGCCGATGGCCCGACTCTACGTGCCCTGGCCGATCGCAGCACGGGCGGGCCATTCTGGTGGATCGCCGGCGGCGGCTTCCTGGCGGTGGTGACTGAAGAGTGGGGGCTGGAAAAGGAAGTCTATCTGCTCGCCATGTTGCTGGTTGCCTACGGCGTGCTCAGCTACCTTGCCATTCGCATGGCCCGTTCGGGCAAGAGCGCCAACATGCTGGCCAGCATAGTGGGCGATTTTTCCGGCATGCCGGAAATCATGCGCAAGCTGGCGCTGGTGCAATTCTTCAGCTGGTCGGCGCTGTTCATCATGTGGATCAACACCACGCCGGTGGTGGCGCAAAACTTCTTCGGCTCGGCCGATCCCGCCAGCGCAGCCTACCAGGAAGGCGGCAACTGGGTGGGCGTGCTGTTCTCGGTCTACAACGGCGTGGCGGCGATTGCTGCGCTGACCCTGCTGCCCTTCCTTTCGAGCCGCTTTGGCAAAGCCAAGACCCATGTTTTCGGCCTGCTCTGCGGTGCGGCGGGCTATGCCAGCTTTTTTGTGTTCACCACACCCGAGCAGCTGATCATCAGCGAAATCGGCGTGGGCATCGCCTGGGCATCGATCCTCGCCATGCCTTATGCAATCCTGGCGAGCAGCCTGCCGCAAGCCAAGCTTGGCATCTACATGGGGCTGTTCAACGTCTTCGTGGTCGTACCGCAATTGCTGGTAGCGACGGTGATGGGCTCGGTCATGAAGGCCTTCTTCCCCGACCAGCCGATCTGGACCATGGCCTTCGCCGCCGGCACGCTGGTCCTGGCCGCGGCGGCGATGCTGCGCGTGAAGGTGCCTGGAGAATAG